One segment of Methylocella silvestris BL2 DNA contains the following:
- a CDS encoding HlyD family secretion protein, protein MSGRSSLRPALLVGLAILAGGAFTLVYRSRPVAKSAAEPLGIVRETEIRIAPEINGRLAEMRVVAGQRVAKGDLLASLSNPELEASVVEAKAAAANARAERNNVYSGVRKEQVDIAAEGVRIAEANLTLAQQQFARLQALASKDYATQQKFDEGAAEVKKAQAALVLRRAIYARDTAGPTAEERASADAKVRLAEASLADLEAKLSKTTIRAPVDGTVRLLVGTPGEVIAPGQPIMTLEAGRERWFTFTIREDALDGLAIGAPLWLRDAKGERIETKVAELRPLGEFAVWRAARAVGDHDLNSFLLRAEPVSATDGFEPGMTVWLDRGKDAGR, encoded by the coding sequence ATGAGCGGTAGATCGTCTCTGCGGCCGGCCTTGCTTGTCGGCCTCGCCATTCTGGCCGGCGGCGCCTTCACTCTGGTCTATCGCAGCCGGCCGGTCGCCAAATCCGCCGCGGAGCCGCTCGGGATCGTGCGCGAGACGGAGATCCGCATCGCCCCCGAGATCAATGGGCGTCTTGCCGAAATGCGCGTCGTCGCCGGCCAGCGCGTCGCCAAGGGCGACCTTCTGGCGAGCCTCAGCAATCCCGAACTCGAAGCCTCCGTCGTGGAGGCCAAGGCGGCGGCGGCCAATGCGCGGGCGGAGCGGAACAATGTCTATTCGGGGGTGCGCAAGGAACAGGTGGACATCGCAGCGGAGGGCGTTCGCATCGCCGAGGCGAATCTGACCCTCGCCCAGCAGCAATTCGCGCGATTGCAGGCGCTTGCGAGCAAGGACTATGCGACGCAGCAGAAATTCGACGAGGGCGCCGCCGAGGTCAAGAAGGCCCAGGCCGCTCTCGTCCTACGCCGCGCGATCTATGCCCGCGATACGGCCGGCCCCACGGCCGAAGAGCGCGCCTCGGCCGACGCGAAGGTGCGCCTCGCCGAGGCGAGCCTCGCCGATCTCGAGGCCAAGCTCTCGAAGACGACGATCCGCGCGCCCGTCGACGGGACCGTGCGGCTCCTCGTCGGAACGCCGGGCGAAGTCATCGCGCCGGGCCAGCCGATCATGACGCTGGAAGCCGGACGCGAGCGGTGGTTCACCTTCACGATTCGGGAAGATGCGCTGGACGGCCTCGCCATCGGCGCGCCCTTGTGGCTGCGCGACGCCAAAGGCGAGCGTATCGAAACGAAAGTCGCCGAACTGCGGCCGCTCGGCGAATTCGCGGTCTGGCGCGCGGCGCGGGCGGTCGGCGACCATGACCTCAACAGCTTCCTGCTTCGCGCCGAGCCTGTCTCGGCAACGGACGGGTTTGAACCCGGAATGACCGTCTGGCTCGATCGCGGCAAGGACGCCGGGCGCTGA
- a CDS encoding ABC transporter permease: MKRLAAPGVLAVATRELRWMARDKVALFLVIGVPLFAFALLAATFSNAVVRDLRVSVVDADRTATSRIYVQAVTSAPVVTVAERSGDLTSAMHAIRSGAAIAAVYIPPDFERDFLARKRPQIMVFYNRQFFTPGNNAASAIAKAIDAATATLLPATGPAAGYRPGALVAEQYVLTNPALNFAQFLLRAVLPTVLHVVVAIAGGYAVGSEFSSRNPRAWLRAAGGSPLAALVGKLAPLFGVFILMMVLVAVIIHGLYQIPFRGDSLMMGASACLLVIAYLSIGALLQLLVRNLAIGLSLTAIFCSPAFGFAGVGFPLFGMGDFARVWGSLLPLRWYIQILFDQAARGLPTSVSAQPFAILAGIAGVAFMLAWLRLRATAKAPLRRAKETPAIEIDPHSGVGTAMVAEWRRVLGDSGAFSLIVLAPVIYGLFYPQPYLGQVLRNIPIAVVDQDGTELGRELVSTLNADEAVKVAARADTLADAQALLAKREVFAILEIPEGAQREILKGNPSRIAAYVDSAYFLLYNRTLQGISEAAGAVSQQIASGGARADGSLAHTALIRSSPVEVVSEPLFNPTGGYASYVVPAAFVLILQQTLLMGVATLGGVAFARGGREARRQRGGARFILGQALAHLCLAMPGVILYLIILPRFYGFSTLGQPLALFLFAAPFLLAVSFLAQFAGLWFKRRETAVLVFVATSLPLFFLVGVSWPQEAIPDAIRIASRIFPSTSAIDGLVRINQMGASLRDVSRDWMTLWALAAVYGLLTVAATHLLNRERMRDER, from the coding sequence ATGAAGCGCCTCGCCGCGCCGGGCGTACTCGCCGTCGCGACGCGCGAACTGCGCTGGATGGCGCGGGACAAGGTCGCGCTTTTCCTTGTGATTGGCGTGCCGCTGTTCGCCTTCGCGCTGCTCGCCGCGACCTTCAGCAACGCCGTTGTCCGCGATCTCAGGGTCAGCGTCGTCGACGCCGATCGGACGGCGACGTCGCGCATCTATGTGCAGGCGGTGACCTCCGCGCCGGTCGTAACCGTCGCCGAGCGATCGGGCGACCTGACGAGCGCAATGCATGCGATACGCTCCGGCGCCGCCATCGCCGCCGTCTACATCCCGCCGGATTTTGAGCGCGATTTTCTGGCGCGCAAACGCCCCCAGATCATGGTCTTCTATAACAGGCAGTTCTTCACCCCAGGCAACAACGCCGCAAGCGCGATTGCCAAGGCGATCGACGCGGCGACAGCGACGCTTTTGCCGGCGACAGGCCCCGCCGCCGGATACAGGCCGGGCGCTCTCGTCGCCGAGCAATATGTCCTCACCAATCCGGCGCTGAATTTCGCGCAATTCCTGCTGCGCGCCGTGCTGCCTACGGTGTTGCATGTCGTCGTCGCCATCGCCGGCGGTTACGCCGTCGGCTCGGAGTTTTCGTCCCGCAATCCGCGGGCGTGGCTCCGGGCGGCGGGCGGCAGCCCGCTCGCCGCGCTCGTCGGCAAGCTCGCGCCGCTGTTCGGCGTCTTCATTTTGATGATGGTCCTCGTCGCCGTCATCATCCACGGCCTCTACCAGATCCCTTTCCGCGGCGATTCTCTGATGATGGGCGCCTCCGCCTGTCTTCTCGTCATCGCCTATCTTTCCATCGGAGCGCTGCTTCAGCTGCTCGTCCGCAATCTTGCAATCGGGCTGAGCCTCACCGCCATCTTCTGTTCTCCGGCTTTCGGTTTCGCCGGCGTCGGCTTCCCCTTGTTCGGCATGGGCGATTTTGCCCGCGTCTGGGGCTCGCTGCTGCCGCTGCGCTGGTACATTCAGATCCTGTTCGATCAGGCGGCGCGCGGCTTGCCGACGTCAGTCTCGGCGCAACCCTTCGCCATCCTCGCCGGCATCGCCGGCGTTGCGTTCATGCTCGCCTGGCTGCGCCTGCGGGCGACCGCCAAGGCCCCGCTGCGCCGCGCCAAAGAGACGCCCGCAATCGAAATCGATCCGCACAGCGGCGTCGGCACGGCGATGGTCGCCGAATGGCGCCGCGTTCTCGGCGACAGCGGCGCTTTCAGCCTGATCGTGCTGGCGCCGGTCATTTACGGCCTGTTCTATCCGCAGCCCTATCTCGGTCAGGTGCTGCGCAACATACCGATTGCGGTCGTCGACCAGGACGGAACCGAGCTCGGCCGGGAGCTTGTCTCGACCTTGAACGCGGACGAGGCCGTCAAAGTCGCGGCGCGCGCCGACACCTTGGCCGACGCGCAGGCCCTGCTGGCCAAACGCGAGGTCTTCGCGATCCTCGAAATTCCGGAAGGCGCGCAGCGGGAGATCCTGAAAGGCAATCCTTCCCGCATCGCCGCTTATGTCGATTCCGCCTATTTCCTCCTTTACAATCGAACGCTGCAGGGCATTTCCGAAGCCGCCGGCGCGGTCAGCCAGCAGATCGCCTCGGGCGGCGCGCGCGCCGACGGGAGCCTCGCCCATACGGCGCTGATCCGAAGCTCCCCGGTCGAGGTCGTCTCGGAGCCGCTGTTCAATCCGACGGGCGGCTATGCCAGCTATGTCGTTCCCGCGGCCTTCGTGCTGATCCTGCAGCAGACGCTGCTCATGGGCGTCGCGACCTTGGGCGGCGTCGCCTTTGCGCGCGGCGGACGCGAGGCGCGGCGCCAGCGCGGCGGCGCGCGCTTCATCCTCGGCCAGGCGCTGGCGCATCTTTGCCTCGCGATGCCCGGCGTCATCCTCTATCTCATCATCCTGCCGCGCTTTTACGGCTTTTCGACGCTTGGCCAGCCGCTCGCTCTTTTCCTCTTCGCGGCGCCTTTCCTGCTGGCGGTGAGCTTTCTCGCCCAATTCGCCGGCCTGTGGTTCAAGCGGCGGGAGACCGCCGTGCTGGTTTTTGTTGCGACCAGCCTGCCTCTCTTTTTCCTGGTCGGCGTCTCCTGGCCGCAGGAAGCCATTCCCGACGCCATCCGCATTGCGAGCCGGATTTTTCCAAGCACGTCGGCGATCGACGGGCTTGTCCGCATCAACCAGATGGGCGCAAGCCTGCGCGACGTGTCGCGCGACTGGATGACGCTCTGGGCTCTCGCCGCCGTCTATGGTCTGCTCACCGTGGCGGCGACCCATCTTCTGAACCGGGAGCGAATGCGCGATGAGCGGTAG
- a CDS encoding HlyD family secretion protein — MAVPHHNADAIETSSSPAPPRDSNSPPSGLKASDSGAAKSAARGPAIIVALIVTTVVGLSLWYLAQPQPLVIQGEAAATRIDIAARVDGRVASRPVSRGENVAAGQLLIEIDNPQLLTKLREAEAALAVATAEFARIEVGTRAEVVAQRKAAVDSAAADMTLAQRTYDRVKELAGHGNAPLQRLDEVTNSLLVAQRGSDQAKLAYDEAVAGYTAEERAVSRANVEKAKASIETIKAQVDELVVKAPIAAQVYQIGAELGEYVSPGAPLLSLVDLGDLWLRFDLREDLVKNLKLGDRFEMRAPALGDRKIEAEIKVIAAKGEYAGWRATRATGDFDLRTFEVRAYPVAPIPELRPGMSVYAEAPAGRR; from the coding sequence ATGGCGGTCCCTCATCATAACGCCGACGCTATCGAGACGTCGTCCTCTCCCGCGCCGCCGCGGGATTCGAATTCGCCGCCAAGCGGCCTCAAGGCGAGCGATAGCGGCGCGGCAAAATCCGCCGCCCGGGGCCCAGCCATCATCGTCGCTCTCATCGTCACGACCGTCGTTGGCCTGTCGCTCTGGTATCTGGCGCAGCCGCAGCCGCTCGTCATTCAGGGCGAGGCGGCGGCGACGCGCATCGACATCGCCGCCCGCGTCGACGGAAGGGTCGCCAGCCGTCCGGTCTCGCGGGGCGAGAATGTCGCCGCGGGCCAATTGCTGATCGAGATCGACAATCCGCAGCTCTTGACCAAGCTGCGCGAGGCCGAGGCCGCTTTGGCCGTCGCCACCGCCGAATTCGCGCGCATCGAGGTCGGCACCCGCGCCGAAGTGGTCGCGCAACGCAAGGCCGCCGTCGATAGCGCCGCCGCCGACATGACCCTCGCCCAGCGGACTTACGATCGCGTGAAGGAGCTTGCCGGACACGGCAACGCGCCGCTCCAGCGTCTTGACGAGGTCACCAATTCGCTGCTGGTCGCGCAACGGGGTTCCGACCAGGCGAAACTCGCCTATGACGAAGCCGTCGCCGGCTATACGGCGGAGGAGCGCGCCGTCTCGCGCGCCAATGTCGAAAAGGCCAAGGCGTCGATCGAAACGATCAAGGCGCAGGTCGACGAGCTGGTCGTCAAGGCTCCGATCGCAGCGCAGGTCTATCAGATCGGGGCGGAGCTCGGCGAATATGTCTCGCCCGGCGCGCCCTTGCTGTCCCTCGTCGATCTCGGCGACCTCTGGCTGCGTTTCGACCTCCGCGAGGATCTTGTCAAGAATCTCAAGCTCGGCGATCGCTTCGAGATGCGCGCGCCCGCGCTGGGAGACCGCAAGATCGAAGCGGAAATCAAGGTCATCGCGGCCAAGGGCGAATATGCGGGCTGGCGGGCGACGCGCGCGACGGGCGATTTCGACCTCCGCACCTTCGAGGTGCGCGCCTATCCCGTCGCGCCGATTCCGGAGCTTCGGCCGGGCATGAGCGTCTACGCCGAAGCGCCGGCCGGGCGGCGATGA
- a CDS encoding LysR substrate-binding domain-containing protein yields MVRIRTIDLNLLRVFEAVMRHRSVIRASRELGVTASAVSHALSRLRQALGDELFISGEAGMEPTARALELEPAIRDGLERIDHAVGAQPFVPTDAFRTFRIAATDYVAVAILPQLVGRLAEVAPQIDLRIFPFNRTDVVRHLDEGRIDFVMGWFGDLPDRMRRATIVVEKEAMVVRTGHPLTEGPLTKERLFSFPHIVVELIGTEEAAVDGFFDDRGVWRRVWIERLLIEADADQGEVGRVAVSVPHYAAVPPMVRVSDMVATLPSALARAAVEQGSLVMLDLPYEPLAVPVEMVWHQRTERDEGSQWLLGELISAVKPAAVG; encoded by the coding sequence ATGGTGAGAATAAGAACGATCGATTTGAATCTCCTGCGCGTCTTCGAAGCCGTGATGCGACATCGCAGTGTGATACGGGCAAGCCGCGAACTCGGCGTCACCGCGTCCGCCGTAAGCCACGCCTTGTCACGCTTGCGGCAGGCGCTCGGCGACGAGCTGTTCATTTCCGGCGAGGCCGGCATGGAGCCAACCGCGCGGGCGCTCGAACTCGAGCCCGCCATACGCGACGGGCTTGAACGAATCGATCATGCCGTCGGCGCGCAGCCGTTTGTGCCGACGGACGCTTTTCGGACCTTCCGCATTGCCGCCACCGACTACGTCGCCGTCGCGATTCTTCCGCAGCTGGTCGGCCGACTGGCCGAAGTCGCGCCGCAGATCGACCTGCGAATTTTTCCGTTCAACCGCACCGACGTCGTCCGGCATCTCGACGAGGGCCGCATCGATTTCGTCATGGGCTGGTTTGGCGATCTTCCCGACCGCATGCGCCGCGCCACCATCGTCGTCGAGAAGGAGGCGATGGTGGTGCGGACGGGGCATCCCTTGACCGAAGGTCCCCTCACCAAGGAGCGGCTTTTCTCTTTTCCGCATATCGTCGTCGAGCTAATCGGAACCGAGGAAGCCGCGGTCGACGGATTTTTTGACGATCGCGGCGTGTGGCGGCGCGTCTGGATCGAACGCCTGTTGATCGAGGCCGACGCCGATCAAGGGGAGGTCGGCCGCGTAGCTGTGTCGGTCCCCCACTATGCGGCCGTCCCGCCCATGGTTCGCGTCAGCGATATGGTCGCCACATTGCCGAGCGCGCTCGCCCGCGCGGCCGTGGAGCAAGGCTCGCTCGTCATGCTCGATCTTCCTTACGAACCTCTGGCGGTGCCGGTCGAGATGGTTTGGCATCAGCGGACGGAACGCGATGAGGGGTCCCAGTGGCTGCTCGGCGAATTGATCAGCGCCGTCAAACCGGCGGCCGTCGGCTGA
- a CDS encoding phosphate acetyltransferase, producing MPDRTPMAEIPPNKHEKYEILIAAAKRLRTPKVAVAHPCDQTSLEGAIDGARLGLIDPILVGPAARIAKAAAEAGLDIAGFEVVDTEHSHESASRAVALVREGKAEALMKGSLHTDELMGAVVKTDGGLRTSRRLSHCFVMDIPGHADPLIITDAAVNIFPTLADKVDILQNAIDLAHALGFPEARVAILSAVETVNPKIPSTIEAAALCKMADRGQITGALLEGPLALDNAISPEAAAIKHLSPPVAGRANILLVPDLEAGNMLAKSLSFLAGADAAGIVLGARVPIILTSRADSVLSRLASCAVAALIVESRRADANKAVV from the coding sequence ATGCCTGACAGGACTCCGATGGCGGAAATTCCCCCCAACAAGCACGAAAAATACGAAATTCTGATCGCAGCGGCGAAGCGGCTTCGGACGCCCAAAGTCGCCGTCGCGCATCCTTGCGATCAAACCTCGCTGGAAGGCGCGATCGACGGCGCGCGCCTTGGGCTGATCGATCCGATCCTGGTCGGGCCCGCGGCGCGCATCGCCAAAGCGGCTGCCGAAGCCGGTCTCGATATTGCGGGATTTGAGGTCGTCGACACGGAGCACAGCCATGAATCGGCCAGTCGCGCCGTGGCGCTCGTGCGGGAAGGCAAGGCCGAGGCCCTGATGAAGGGGAGCCTGCACACCGACGAACTGATGGGCGCCGTCGTCAAGACCGACGGCGGGCTGCGCACGTCCCGACGGCTAAGCCATTGCTTCGTCATGGACATTCCCGGCCACGCCGACCCCTTGATCATCACCGACGCCGCGGTCAATATCTTTCCGACACTCGCTGATAAGGTCGACATTCTGCAAAATGCGATCGATCTCGCTCATGCGCTGGGTTTCCCCGAGGCGCGCGTCGCCATTCTCTCCGCCGTCGAGACGGTAAATCCCAAGATTCCATCGACAATCGAAGCCGCCGCGCTTTGCAAGATGGCGGATCGCGGCCAGATCACCGGCGCCCTTCTCGAGGGTCCGCTGGCGCTCGACAACGCCATCAGTCCCGAGGCGGCGGCGATCAAGCATCTGTCGCCCCCAGTCGCCGGCCGCGCCAACATCCTCCTCGTGCCCGATCTCGAAGCGGGCAACATGCTGGCGAAGAGCCTCAGCTTTCTCGCCGGAGCGGATGCGGCGGGGATTGTGCTTGGCGCCCGCGTGCCAATTATCTTGACGAGCCGCGCCGATTCCGTGCTCTCGCGCCTTGCGTCCTGCGCCGTGGCCGCGCTGATCGTCGAAAGCCGCCGGGCGGACGCCAACAAGGCCGTGGTCTAG